CAGAGTTACCGCGAATGCCACAAAAGAAGTAACGGCTGCGGGGACGTGAAAGAATATTATTCTGTAGTTCTCAGCTATTGTCGGCGATGAAACGGGAGCGAGTGAGAGTACCTTGTAAACACCGTAAACGAGCATCGCGAAGCCGGAGAAGAAGCACAAAGCTGAGGCTTTAGACCACATGACCAAGCGTGTATGAACAAGGCTTTAAGTTTTTCCCTAACCCCTCCACGAGACTGCGAAGTATATCGACGATGCTATGGCTGCCGCAACCGCACCTGAAGGAATGCTGAAGTAGAAAGAGGTTAAAAGGCCAAAGTAAAGGCTTGAGAGGGCTAAAACGAATGAAATGAGGAAGACTGACGAAAGATTTCTTCCCAGCAGCCTTGCAGTCGATGAGGGAGCAATGAAGATTGAAAAAACAAGAATCGCTCCGACAGCTTTCAGCGCCGTCACAACTGATATCGAGATCAGGGCGATCAGCAGGAAATCGTAAAGGTAAACGTTGATACAGGTCGCCTCCGCCCCTGAGGGGTCGAAGGATATGAAAATGAACTTGTGGTAAAAGAACGAGATTGCAATAAGCACGAAAGCCGTTGTGATTGCTACAATCACGAAATCGTCGAGGGTGAGGAGCAGAACATCTCCGAAGAGAAACTGCCAAGCATTTGATGCTGAGTTTCTGGTCATTGCGATAAATATGGCCGCCAGAGCCATGGATAAGGAGAAGGCGGTTGCGATGCCAACGTTCACATCACCTCTCCTTGCGGCCTTCGCAGAGAGAACTGCAAAGAAGACTGCTGCAATCACAGCAAAAAGAAAGTAGTGAGCGCTGAAGCCAATTGAGTTCAAGAAGAGAGCGAGAGCAACTCCTGCCAGGGCAGAGTGGGCGGAGCCAGCAACGAGAAACGATGCCCTTCTGAAAACAGTAAGGGTTCCGGCTATGGATGCGTTCAGCGAAATCAGCACTGAAGCTATTAAAGCCCTCAAAATGAGCTCATCCATGGTAATCACCGTAAAGCGGATGTGTGAAGCCCTCCTCGCAAATTACGATTGGTATGGACGTGCCGTAAGCTTTTATGATGTTCTCCTCTGAGAAAACCTCGTTTGGTTTTCCTGCCGCTATTATCCTCCTGTTGAGCAGAACAACTCTGTCAATGTTGTGGAGCAATGGATTGATGTTGTGAACCACTGCAACGACAGTTTTGCCCTTGGAACTCATCTCCGCAAGCACCTCAACTATTTTTTCCTGCGATGGCACGTCAACGCCGTTAAAGGGCTCATCGAGCAGCAGAATTTCTGGGTCGGAGATTAGAGCCCTCGCGAGCAGCACTTTCTGCTGCTGCCCGCCACTTAGCTCGCTGAAAAGCTTATCTCCAAACCCATCCAAACCGACCATTGAAAGAGCCTCTCTTAGCTTACTATCACCAACCTTTTTCCCTCTCGCCAGCAATGGCAATTTTATAACCTGAGAAACCGTCAGGGGAGCTTCAAGAAGAATCTCCTCTCTCTGAGGAAGATAGCCAACCCTGCCAACGAATTTATCCCTCTCATCAAAGGCGTTATAACCGAGAACTTTAACAGTTCCCTTAGTGGGCTTTAAAAGTCCGAGAATAAGCCTGAGCATCGTGCTCTTTCCAGCCCCGTTGGGGCCGAGTACCGCAACAAACTCCCCCCTTCCTATACCCAGGTTCAGATCACTCAGAACCTCGCTGGAGTTGTAGGAGAAACTCACGTCGTAAAACTCTATTACTTTCATAACCTCACCTTTATCACAGCGATGATAAGAGCCTCAACTACACAAAGGACTGAAAGAACGTATATCCAGACGCTGTCCCTGCTGCATTCCGCGTAGCCTCCTGCATAGGCGATTCTTGCTGCGTTTGAAATGAGCATTGTGTCGTAAGCCGAATCTCCTGAAGAGAACCTAACCCATGCTATTTTCGCATTCGTACCCTTAACCAGTTCCTTCGCCATTTCCTCTCCCTTTCCACCCTTCATAAACTCCGGAACGATTATTCCCCTGTAATCTCCGCTTTCGAGCTTTTTTCTTATTTCAGCAAGCTCTCCTGCGCTTGCGCTACCCGCTCCTTCTGAAATCAGAACTGCTGCAACGCTCAAGTTATAGGTTTTAGCTATGTAGCAGACTCCGGGTACCATCGCAACGTATTTCCTTCCCGACTCCCCTTCCGAGATCCTTTTGGCCTCTTTTTCCGCCTCCTCGACTCTCTCAACGAAGACTTTAAAATTTTCTTCAAACTGCGCCTTTTTTCCGGGATACATCTCTGAGAGCTTGTCCTTAACCGCCTTTGCGATCCCTACTGCGTTTT
The nucleotide sequence above comes from Archaeoglobus fulgidus DSM 4304. Encoded proteins:
- a CDS encoding metal ABC transporter permease is translated as MDELILRALIASVLISLNASIAGTLTVFRRASFLVAGSAHSALAGVALALFLNSIGFSAHYFLFAVIAAVFFAVLSAKAARRGDVNVGIATAFSLSMALAAIFIAMTRNSASNAWQFLFGDVLLLTLDDFVIVAITTAFVLIAISFFYHKFIFISFDPSGAEATCINVYLYDFLLIALISISVVTALKAVGAILVFSIFIAPSSTARLLGRNLSSVFLISFVLALSSLYFGLLTSFYFSIPSGAVAAAIASSIYFAVSWRG
- a CDS encoding metal ABC transporter ATP-binding protein, with translation MKVIEFYDVSFSYNSSEVLSDLNLGIGRGEFVAVLGPNGAGKSTMLRLILGLLKPTKGTVKVLGYNAFDERDKFVGRVGYLPQREEILLEAPLTVSQVIKLPLLARGKKVGDSKLREALSMVGLDGFGDKLFSELSGGQQQKVLLARALISDPEILLLDEPFNGVDVPSQEKIVEVLAEMSSKGKTVVAVVHNINPLLHNIDRVVLLNRRIIAAGKPNEVFSEENIIKAYGTSIPIVICEEGFTHPLYGDYHG
- a CDS encoding metal ABC transporter solute-binding protein, Zn/Mn family, which codes for MRPVIIAALSLFLLLSTAEASTIVVTVPDFKPIVEAVAGDGFEVYSLLPPGSDPHAFSLTVEDIEKMRKADLIVLANSKLLDFEAKIASEFSNTLDFRDYNAKLYDFPGFESNPHGYWMLPENAVGIAKAVKDKLSEMYPGKKAQFEENFKVFVERVEEAEKEAKRISEGESGRKYVAMVPGVCYIAKTYNLSVAAVLISEGAGSASAGELAEIRKKLESGDYRGIIVPEFMKGGKGEEMAKELVKGTNAKIAWVRFSSGDSAYDTMLISNAARIAYAGGYAECSRDSVWIYVLSVLCVVEALIIAVIKVRL